In a single window of the Gossypium hirsutum isolate 1008001.06 chromosome A13, Gossypium_hirsutum_v2.1, whole genome shotgun sequence genome:
- the LOC121212709 gene encoding protein PHYLLO, chloroplastic, whose product MALKFSDKIEGAVILSGSPGLEDAVARKIRRAKDDSKARSIVTHGLQLFLNTWYSGGLWKSLRSHPYFNHIVVRRSVHDDLQGLAKVLSGLSPGRQPSLWEDLKHCKVPLMLVVGEKDEKFKRVAQKMWHEIGHDRDDAVSKLHQMVVVPSCGHAVHLENPLPIIRLVRQFMTSLRSVKLQEKGMLEIC is encoded by the exons ATGGCGCTGAAATTCAGTGATAAG ATTGAAGGGGCTGTTATATTATCGGGAAGTCCTGGACTAGAAGATGCAGTGGCAAGAAAAATTCGTAGGGCGAAAGATGACTCTAAAGCTCGTTCTATCGTTACACATGGTTTACAGCTCTTCCTAAACACCTGGTATTCTGGAGGCTTGTGGAAGAG CTTGAGGAGCCATCCCTATTTTAATCATATTGTTGTTAGACGGTCGGTGCATGATGACTTGCAAGGTCTCGCGAAAGTCTTGTCTGGTTTAAGCCCTGGAAGACAGCC ATCATTATGGGAAGACTTGAAACATTGCAAAGTGCCTCTTATGCTCGTAGTTGGggagaaagatgagaaattcaaAAGGGTGGCTCAGAAAATGTGGCATGAAATCGGGCATGATAGAGATGATGCAGTGAGCAAGCTCCATCAGATGGTTGTGGTGCCCAGCTGCGGGCATGCTGTTCATTTAGAGAACCCTCTTCCCATCATCCGATTAGTGAGACAATTTATGACCAGTTTAAGAAGTGTTAAGTTACAAGAAAAGGGAATGTTAGAGATTTGTTGA